The DNA window CTGGTATAGAGGTAAGTATGTCGAAGTGTTAATTCACATGGCAATGGAAATGTTGACGGCGTAGACTTAACGGGTAACCCGGGCGTCATTAATTTGTTTATGGCCCAGATACCCTATACAGAATTGTGATGGCAGTGATTCAATTCATGTTCTTTATTCTGTATAAAATCATGGTGTTAGTGTCAAGGTTTGTATCATAGGTTGTCAATTATGTaattgaggattagggttttatCTTGATACataaattggtaatattttattatacaaatgttttatgtatatgcGATTTCGATATTCAACTGTAAACCTGttgactcactcagaaatatttatatttctgacctcCTTGTTGTTTCTGTTGTTTTTTTTAGGTTCATAACGCAtcagaatttcaaaaatttatcaaaaacccaaaacaagatccatgtaattcaaAGAGATAGACACAATTGTATAAATAAAACTTACACTAATGTTGAATTCAACcaacaatgtaggaaggaaggaggtggttcacatTGGTGATACCttgcctcggatcagaaacgcctccaaaagaatgtgTCCTCTACAAATATCCACACGAACAAACCTTTGCCAAAACAAGTTCTTGTGTGCTAGaactattgcttcacaaagtAATTACGAATTTGTGAATAATATTTAATGATTATGTTTTGtgttttatttcaaaaacacATATATAAAACCCTAGGCATAAGAGTgtatttataagaaaataacacaTTTAGGTAGTGGCGAACCTAGACCAATAAACTTGAGGGGGCCAACATatgactaaaatattaaatatttttaatatatttagtattagacaattcaaaagaaaatatttagAACCCAAACAATAAAAttcttattataatataatttacttttaaatgaTAATCTTAtgacataaaaaatatattaaaccaTATATCTTAAAAATTTGAACTTCGTTTTTAAAGAAAAGCCCAATCATCAAGTATAGAATCTGAGTTAAAAGTTAGGACGATTTCTTTCTCAATATTGATGACCAaaatttgtaagaaattcaTCCTCCATCTTGTTGCGAGGTCTTGTTTTCACAATTTTCATAGCCGAAAATGCACGTCCACAAGTAGTAGTAGATACCGGAAGAGTTAGAACAATACGAATCAATCTATCTAAAAGATAATATATCTTAGATTTTTCTGTCTTCGTCAATATTTGACACAATTGAGAAATAGAAGACAACTCTTGAAAGTTTGAGTCACTTCTTTTGTCAACTTCAAAATGCTGCAACTGAAATCTCAAATTAATGATCTCTTGCATGCTAAAATCTTCAGGATAATACTTCTCTGCAAGAGTGCCTGTATCGTCAATATTAAATGACTAATAATCATTCGCGCGTCTAAAGCTGAACTAAGTGTCACTAGTTCCATTACTTGTTAAGTAAATCAGTTATGTAATTCTTGTAATTGGCAATCTATAACAgcattaaaaatatcaaaatgaaaatgGTGCTCAATATCGATATCATCACGTTGTTGACGACCTCAACCTTCAACATATCGACCATTTAAATCTGGCACATCACATTATGCTATTTTGAGAATGATTTGGTGCATGCAAGAAAGTTTTTCCAACCATCTTCTCTCAGTTTCAGAATGGGTTCTTTAGTGCTCTTCACCAACTGCATAACATTCAAAAGATCTTGAGATTTTTGTTGTTGATCTTGACAAAGAGCTTATGTGATGTCCATAATTTCTTTCACCAAAtgcaaaataaatatgaattcaAAAGATGTAATCCTTTATAAGTTGTATTAGCATCTCCCCGTTGAGAATAAGTGCTACCGTCTTTTGAAATTCTTTCAAGCACTGAACAAATTGCgttaaacatttgaataaaGCTAAAGATAGAAGAAAAATGAGAGCTCCAACGAGTATCACCGGCTCGTTTCAAAGTTCTAATTCGGTTAGCTCTTGCTCCTATTTCAAGTTCATCAATAGTCTTCAAATATTCAATTTCTTCAACTTGAGCAGCTTGTAATTCATCATGACGTTTAGAAGAAGCCCCAATAAGATTAACAACAAATgacaatttgaaaaaaattcatgaaCAGACAGAACCTCCCTAGATGCAGCAACAAGTGCTAGTTGTAAGCGATGAGCTAAACAATGCACATAATATGCAAATGGGCAATCTTTAAGAAATAATGCTTACAATTCTTTCCATTCACCACGCATGTTGCTTGCACCATCATATCCTTGACCGCGAATATTTTGAACACTAAGACTATAACGAGAAAGAATAGCAGTATCTCATTTTTAAGAGTTAATGCTGCTATATCTTTAACATGTGCAAGTTCAAAAAAATGCTCCACCCCAAATCCACCTTTATCAACATATCTCAAAACAAGAGACATTTGTTCTCGTTTAGATTCATCACGCGCTTCATCGAcaataagataaaatttaaagtctCTAATATCTTTGCGAATTTTATTTCTCACTTTATTTGCAATCACGTTTAGGAGCTGCTTTTGAATTTTAGGTGAAGTATACTTGGCAATTTTTGGAGCATTTTCTAAAACAATATTTGCAACATTTTCATTATATGATGCTAAAAGTTTAACTAACTTGAGAAAATTACCCGGATTTAATGACTCATCAGTTTCACCACTCCCTCTAAATTCACATCCTTGAATAATAAGCCAGCGAGCAGCATCAAAAGAAGTTTTAACTCGTAGTCTACTATTTATGATATCTTCAGAACTTGTATCATTAATAATTGTATCAATGTGTTTGGATTGCTTCATTAAATCAACACAAGCTTTCACATTATTATTATAAGGCGAGCAAGGATCATCTCCAATATGTTTCAAAAAGCACAGTTCTTTCCATTGTTAACTTTTTTCCAACGTTTAAATCCTTGGACCGTAAATACATCATAACCAGGTCGTCCATTTGCTTTTGtgttaaaaatataacatggtAGACAATAAACGACATCTTTAGAAGGAGAAGATTCAAGCCAACCACTAAACTGCATATACCCGGAAGCTTGAAAACGATGATGATGTTTTTCCTCAAATAATGGAAAGTTTGATTTAGTAATTTGATAAGGACCATGTTTCAAATAAGCTCGTCGGATCTCATCTCGTTGATTAACATGATATTCTCATATTTGTCAACATAACCCAGGGTCACGTTGTAACAAACTAATACTAAATTCCCCAATATCTAAAAATGGATTGTCAATATTTAGTTGTTCATCTTTTGCGGTAGTTTCTGCgtttgttttttgaaatttagatTGATGCTCTTCAGAACttgaaatattaatattatgatCTTGTACTATATCACACTACCCTCTGATTCATGACTGttttttggtttgaaaaaaaaattatatttttttattggctCATTGTACCTTCAAAGTTAAAACAATCtacaaaagaaatataaaaaatattattagatatcaatttgataaaataataattatactaataaataatcttttatttaacTAGTAATTCAAATTTCAGTTTGATGTCTATAAActgtaaaaagtttaaatatgtatataaggttataaatttataattaacaatatcacaaaattaaattcatctgaacttaaaaatttggttatatgtatatatatatacatatatatacatatatatacatatatatacatgtacatatatatacatgtacatacatacatgtacatatatatatatacatatacatatatatatgtacatatacatatacatatgtatatatatgtacatgtacatgtatatatatgtacatctatatgtacatatatatatatgtatatgtacatatatatatatatatatatatatatatatgtacatatatgtacatatatatacatatatatatatatatatatatatatatatatatatatagttaatttgtgggtaataaaaattatttgacaGTTAAAAAAATCATGAGTAGTTCTTGAATTCATTTAAATATGGTTGAActtaaaaatttgatatatatatataatttgtgaGTAAAAAATTGTTTgacagtttaaaaaaataataattatttcttaaatttatcaaataaaacacttacaaataaaaaaaataaaaaaaattagaaataattaTCTTGAATAAAGATAAATACTTCATAATTTTATACTTGAcaacttaaaataatttatatttgctTTGTTTAGTTTTTTGTTTAGAGAGTTAATGATAATTTTAGATTCAATAGGTCCTTCATATAGAAAAATATGAAGGGAAAATCTTATTCCATATAAAATTAGGAGTATTGGTTTATTTAGGATAGAAAACTATAATCtcttaattagaataaaaagttaataatttaaaaggttttttcttttctttttatataaaaaaaggtgGAGTGCAAATTTCGATAGGAGTATTAGTTTATTTAGGATAGAAAACTGTAATTTTCTAATTGGAATGAAAGATTAGGAATCTAAAaggtttttttatctttttttaaaaagtgaaacgcaaGTTTTGAATCTTGCATAATTGAAAGTAATGAAAAATCAATTACTACTAAGCTATTAGgagattttgattaaattaaaatacacgtgtgtgtgtatatatattaaaaaaattccccATTTTTGAGGGGGCCATAGCCACCTCAGATCATATGAAGGTTTCGTACCTACATCtacggtttttaaaaaaatgtattttgcaattaaatttaaaacattatatttttgataaatcttTTGAGTTTATGtatatcaaaaactcctttttgataagtATACACACAAACACAACACActgcgcgcgcgcgcgcgcacacacacacacatatatatatatatatatat is part of the Mercurialis annua linkage group LG3, ddMerAnnu1.2, whole genome shotgun sequence genome and encodes:
- the LOC126672625 gene encoding uncharacterized protein LOC126672625; this translates as MKQSKHIDTIINDTSSEDIINSRLRVKTSFDAARWLIIQGCEFRGSGETDESLNPGNFLKLVKLLASYNENVANIVLENAPKIAKYTSPKIQKQLLNVIANKVRNKIRKDIRDFKFYLIVDEARDESKREQMSLVLRYVDKGGFGVEHFFELAHVKDIAALTLKNEILLFFLVIVLVFKIFAVKDMMVQATCVVNGKNSHRLQLALVAASREVLSVHEFFSNSAQVEEIEYLKTIDELEIGARANRIRTLKRAGDTRWSSHFSSIFSFIQMFNAICSVLERISKDGSTYSQRGDANTTYKGLHLLNSYLFCIW